A segment of the Gemmatimonas sp. genome:
GGGCATCGGCAAGGCTGTCGAGGGCGCGGCGCAGCGTGGCCAGCGAGCGCGCGGGCGCCGGAGTCGCAACCGGGGGACGCTGCTGCGCCGCCGCCCGCGCAGGACCATGGAGCGCCGCGAACAGCGCGCACGCAAGAACGGGGAGAAGTCGCATGCCGGGAAACTAGAGTGTCCCTCAGCGCCTCGCTCCCCGTTTGCCGTCCCGGTCGTCCCTCAACAACCGGGGCGCATCTCCCCGGCGCTTTGACACCCGAAGCGTGCACGCCCCTACGTTTCGCCGCTTGCCATTCGTGAATTCGGCAAGGAATCTCCCGGTACATCCCAGCAACCGGCCGGCCTCGAGCGTATCTTTGGGCAGGAACTTCACCCGGGGTGCGCCTGTTCAGGCACGCGGGGTGGCGTCCGTCCCTCCTTCCCTTACGTCACCGTCGGGAGTTTCACGAAGGACTCCCCGCGTGATCGTGCACCCGCATCGCAGGGGACTCGCCTACCACCGACCGCGGTCCGTCGGTGCGCGCCGAGTTTCTTCAGCCCTCCTCGCCATGGCAACCGAACTGCCCACGTCAGCCCCGTCGCGCCCACGCATCATTCAGGGAGGCATGGGCATCGGCGTCTCCAACTGGCGGCTCGCCAATGCCGTGTCGCGGCTGGGGCACCTGGGCGTGGTTTCCGGAACCGTCATTGATACGGTGCTCGTGCGACGGCTGCAGGACGGCGATCCGGGCGGGCACATGCGGCGCGCCCTCGCGCACTTCCCCATTCCGGGGGTGGCCGACGATCTGCTGCGCCGCTACTTCCTCCCCGAAGGGCGCCCGGCGGGGCAGTCGTACGAGCTGCTGCCCATGTACCGGCAGGTGGTCACCACGGCCCGGCAGCGCGTCACGGTGGCCGCGGCGTTCGTGGAAACGTGGCTGGCGCGCGAGGGGCATGACCACGCCGTGGGCATGAACCTGCTCACCAAGGTGCAGATGCCCAACCTGCCCACGCTGTACGGCGCCATGCTCGCCGGGGTGGCCACAGTCATCATGGGGGCCGGCATTCCGCGCGAAATCCCCGGCGCCCTCGACGCGCTCGCGATGCACGGCAAGGCCACCATGAAGTTCGATGTGGAGGGGCTGGCCCGTGACGAATCGCAGTGGCTCGCCTTCGATCCGGCCGACGTTTGGCCCGACGGCATGCTCCCCACGGCGCCCCTGCGGCGCCCCGACTTCTTCCCGATTGTGTCGGCGGCGTCGCTGGCCGCCACCCTGGCCCGCAAGTCGAACGGCCGGGTAGACGGTTTCGTGGTCGAAGGCCCCACCGCCGGTGGCCACAACGCGCCGCCGCGCGGGGCACTGCAGCTCGACGAGACGGGACAGCCCATCTACGGCGAGCGCGACGTGGTGGACCTGACCAAGATGCAGGAGCTCGGGCTTCCCTTCTGGCTGGCCGGTGGCATGGGCACCCCCGAGGGGTTGTGTCAGGCGCTCGAATCGGGCGCCGCCGGCGTGCAGGTGGGCACGGTCTTCGCGTTCTGCGACGAGTCGGGGCTTGCCCCGGAGGTAAAGGCCGACGTGCTGCGCGGCGTGGCCGACGGTACGGCGTCCGTGCGCACCGACCCGCGCGCGTCGCCCACCGGCTACCCGTTCAAGCTCGTGCAGCTGCAAAAACATCAGGCACTCGGCGCCAAGCGCGAGCGCATCTGCGACCTGGGCTACCTGCGCGAAGCCGTGAAGCGCGAGGATGGCCGCATTCACTACCGCTGCGCCGCCGAACCCATCGACACGTATGTGAAGAAGGGGGGCACGGTGGCCGACACCGAGGGGCGCCGCTGCCTCTGCAACGGACTGCTGGCCGACATCGGCCTGGCGCAGGAACGCGACCACGTGGCCGAGCCGCCCATCGTCACCAGCGGCGACGACATCGCGTCGCTGGCGCAGCTGGCGAAGGACGGCCGCTACGCCGCCGCCGACGTCATCGAGTGGATCGGGAGCGGCATTCCGGCGCGGGTGTGAGCGGGGGGCGGTGAGACGGTGAGAGGTCAGCGCGGGGAGCGGTGAGCCCAACGCCTGGCCACGGAGATCACCGAGGTGGTGGAGGGCACGGAGAACGGCATGATGCGTCGTGCAGTGCTCTTTTGCTTTTGCAGTTCTCCACGTTCCTCCACCACCTCCGTGATCTCCGTGAGGGCGCGTTACCCCCGACCCAGACGCCGACCCCCGACCTCAGTTGAGGAATCGGACTCGCTCTGCGCGCACCATCGCGCCGCACGACCCTCCGACCTCCGACGTCCGAACGCCGTGTCCGGCATCGGACCTCCGGCATCCATCCGACTTCCGACGTCCGACATCCGAGTGTCCGACCATCGGACGTCCGAGGCCGGATGAGTGCCCGACGTCGGAGGCGGGACACCGCGTTCGGAGGTCGGATTCATCACCCGCAACACCGGCGTAGCCTCCGTGCGGCGGCGGGGTAGCTTAGAGAGTCGACTCGGCGCGGTCATGGCCGTGTGTCACCCCATCTCCACGTTCTCATGCGTCCTGCATTGTTTCGTCGCGCCCTGCGCGCCGCCACCGGCACCAGTCTGCTCATGGCCTCGCCCGTCGTGGCGGCGGCCGTCGTTCCCGCAACGGCGACCGCGCAGTCCGACACGGCCATCACGCGCGCGGAATTGGACGCCCGTCGCAGCGCGTTCGCCCAGCGCATCGGCAACGGCGTGGTGGTGGCATTCGGCGGACGCGCGCTGGTGCATGACTTCAGCACCTTCTATCAGCTCGCGGCGTTCCGGTACCTCACCGAGCTCAACGAACCCGATCACGCCTTCGTGATGGTGGTGCGCGACAAGGTGCCCAGCACCACGCTGTTCCTCACCAAGCTCGACCCGCGCACGGCGTTCTACTATGGCCAGCGCACCGACTCCACCAACAGCGTGCCGCGCACGGGGCTGCCGGCGCGCTCGTACGACGCCATCTGGGGAGTGCTCGATTCGCTGGTGGCCACGGGGCTACCGTTCTACCACATCCCCGATGTGGAGACCATGGACTTCTCGCGCGTCGACACGCTCACGCGTGGTCAGGAGGCGGTGAAGGCGCTCGCGCGCAAGCATCCGCAGCTTACCGTGCGCAGCGCCATGCCGCACGTGCTGGCGGTGCGCGCGCGCAAATCGGCGGCCGAGCTCGCGCTCATTCGCCGGGCCGTGGAGGTCTCCAGTGAAGGGCACCGCGCCGCCATGCTCACGGCCAACCCGCAGCACGAGTACGAACTGCGCGCGGCGCTGGAGTACGAATTCACCAGGCGTGGCGCCGAGCGTCCGGCGTACGGCTCCATCGTGGGGTCGGGGTACAACGGCACGACGCTGCACTACATGAAGGACATGGACCCGGTAAAGCCGGGCGATCTGGTGGTGATGGACGCCGGCGCGGAGTACCGCGGCTACGCCGCCGACGTCACGCGCACCATCCCCGTGAGCGGCACGTACACGGCCGACCAGCGCGCCATTTACCAGCTGGTGCTCGACGCGCAGAAGGCGGCCGAGCGCAACAGCAAGCCGGGGATGAGCATTCGCGCGGCGGCCGACAGCGCGGTGGCCGTACGCACGAAGGGGCTGGCGGCGCTGGGGCTCATCGAGAGTGAGGACGCCATGTACGATCCGCCCTGGCGCGTGGACTGCACCGCCAACCCCGCGTCGTGCAAGCAGGCGAACTTGTGGATGATTCACGGTATTTCGCACGGCATCGGGCTGGCGGTGCACGACCCGTTGCAGGGCGATCAGAATGGCGGACGGTTCGCCGAAGGCGACGCGTTCACGATCGAACCCGGCGTGTATGTGAGCACGCGGGCGCTCGACGTGCTCCCCGACACCCCGCGCAACCGGCAGTTCAAGGCCAAGGTACTGGCCAAGGTAAAGCAGTACGAGAACACCGGCGTGCGCATCGAAGACGACTACCTCATCACCGAGAAGGGGCTGGAGCGCATTTCGCTGGTCCCGCGCGAGATCGACGAGATCGAGGCGCTCATGAAGCGGCGGCGGGCGATTCAGCCGTGATGATGGGTGATCAGCCGGCAGGCAGCGTGAGCGCGACGGGTGGTCGAGCCTTACCAACTGCCCGTTCACAACGGTAGGACAGCGTTTCATCCTGTTACGCATTGACGTTGCCGGTCTCCACAGGCACGCTGGCATGATTGCTGGAGTGTACTGACCGCCAATTGGAGTATTCACCATTTCTGCTCCATTGTTTCGCCGGCCTCGGCTGGCCGGTGTGTTGCCTATCGCGCTCCGATCTGCCGTGTTGACGTTCGGCTGCGACGGGTCGTCGAGGCATGTCAGCGAACCAATTGAAGCGAGCGCCGATGGAGTTCTCTCGATCTGCGCTCCACTCTGCTCCGGCGAAGATCCTGTATCGCCGACCGCACCCGGCTATGGCCGCGTTCAGACGCCTCCTCCTGGAAACCGAGGAGGATTCGCGTACATGGCAATGCCGGGGGCATTCGCGGAGCCGACCTTGGTGTTTGCACGTGCAACACCACCAACCTCGGCTCGTCGCCGTCCCGTTCCCCCTTCGACACCACGTTCATCGTGGAGGGTAGCAACGGCCAGATCCGACGCCTCAATTCCATGGATACGGGCCCCAACTGCGGCTTCGCTGGGTATCCTGACTGCTTCGCGTATTCGGGCTTCCAGGTGGTAGAACTGGTCCCGCATCGACGCACTCTGCAGCTCGCTCCCCCTGTTGGTGAGATCGCCGAGGGCGACAGCGTGACCTTCACCGCCTCGTCGACCGACGGCCGCCCTGTCACGGTACGCTCGTGGCTCTGGCAGGACTCGCTCGGCGTTTCCTCGTCGCCCGCCTGTTCCATCAGTTCGCCAAGGTGTACCATCGTGGCGGGCGGCAGAGGGCGCATGCACGTACGCGCGCGGGTGGGGACGAACACGTTTGTGGAGCAGGCAGCGGCGGACGTGCAGCCTGTCCCGCTGGTTCTGCATCTGGTCGTGCTTCCTGGGTGGGTGAATAGCGGCGATACCGTAGGCGTGATCGGGATGTCGGAACCGCTGGTCGTCCGGTAACTGCTCTGGCCTTCTCACCGACTCTGGGTGCTGTGCAGGGCGTCTGTGAGCCCAGCGCGTGCGCCTTTCAGGTGAACAGCAACGTGCAGTTCTCAGGGACCGCCAAGGTGAACGGCGTGCCGAAGAGCGCTACGGTATCGCTCGCGCTGCTTCCGATCTGCCTCGGCACCCCGCAGCCACCATCCGTTCGTCGTCCGCAGACGGCACAAAGCGTGTCGTGTGCGCACGTGCCGTGTGACCCGTCGGACCTTCGAGTGCGTTGCTACGTCCCCCTGACGGGTGCGGACTCTCTTCTCCTTGTCTCGATCACGCAATACCTTCGCCCCTACAGCGAGATCCAGAACCCAGTGGCTCGTGCAGCGTGTGAGCAGGCATTTGGCGCCTTCACTCGAGAATTCCAGGAGGGTCGAGTTTTCCGAGGAGCGTTTGATGGTCCGCTTAGCGATGGCAGTCACCATTACGCAACGACATACAGGGACACCGTACATGTTGAACCATCGCTATTACGCAGCGCACAATATCCACTCCAAGCTCTGCACCTAGTCGTCGAATGCTGCTGAGCACGCTTCTACACGAAGGCTTTCATCTAGCGGGGCGAACGCCGCACTCATCAAGCGACCCTCACTGGCAAGATGCTGATCCGTGGGTGTACACCAAAGTCATTTATCCATCAGGATCGAGTATCTGCGTAAAGTGATATCGAACTGCGGTGCGATCGCGCCGGCCGAGTCGCCATGATTCCGTGTCGGCCAACCAGGATTCCACCTCAAAGTGAACGTGCGTTTTCCTGCGCCAATCGCGACAGTGAGCTCGAGCCTGGAGGGCACCTTCAGTGGCCCCCACGCTTGAGTCGTTCAC
Coding sequences within it:
- a CDS encoding aminopeptidase P N-terminal domain-containing protein: MRPALFRRALRAATGTSLLMASPVVAAAVVPATATAQSDTAITRAELDARRSAFAQRIGNGVVVAFGGRALVHDFSTFYQLAAFRYLTELNEPDHAFVMVVRDKVPSTTLFLTKLDPRTAFYYGQRTDSTNSVPRTGLPARSYDAIWGVLDSLVATGLPFYHIPDVETMDFSRVDTLTRGQEAVKALARKHPQLTVRSAMPHVLAVRARKSAAELALIRRAVEVSSEGHRAAMLTANPQHEYELRAALEYEFTRRGAERPAYGSIVGSGYNGTTLHYMKDMDPVKPGDLVVMDAGAEYRGYAADVTRTIPVSGTYTADQRAIYQLVLDAQKAAERNSKPGMSIRAAADSAVAVRTKGLAALGLIESEDAMYDPPWRVDCTANPASCKQANLWMIHGISHGIGLAVHDPLQGDQNGGRFAEGDAFTIEPGVYVSTRALDVLPDTPRNRQFKAKVLAKVKQYENTGVRIEDDYLITEKGLERISLVPREIDEIEALMKRRRAIQP
- a CDS encoding nitronate monooxygenase, coding for MATELPTSAPSRPRIIQGGMGIGVSNWRLANAVSRLGHLGVVSGTVIDTVLVRRLQDGDPGGHMRRALAHFPIPGVADDLLRRYFLPEGRPAGQSYELLPMYRQVVTTARQRVTVAAAFVETWLAREGHDHAVGMNLLTKVQMPNLPTLYGAMLAGVATVIMGAGIPREIPGALDALAMHGKATMKFDVEGLARDESQWLAFDPADVWPDGMLPTAPLRRPDFFPIVSAASLAATLARKSNGRVDGFVVEGPTAGGHNAPPRGALQLDETGQPIYGERDVVDLTKMQELGLPFWLAGGMGTPEGLCQALESGAAGVQVGTVFAFCDESGLAPEVKADVLRGVADGTASVRTDPRASPTGYPFKLVQLQKHQALGAKRERICDLGYLREAVKREDGRIHYRCAAEPIDTYVKKGGTVADTEGRRCLCNGLLADIGLAQERDHVAEPPIVTSGDDIASLAQLAKDGRYAAADVIEWIGSGIPARV